Proteins encoded in a region of the Thermodesulfobacteriota bacterium genome:
- a CDS encoding sodium:solute symporter family protein, with protein sequence MSEFNLNSLSPLDWLIVVAYLLFSLIIGVYFTRRASGSMSSYFVSGRNLPWWIIGTSMVATTFATDTPLVITGWIRTEGIWKNWFWWNYIFSHVFIVFVFSRLWRRAEVITDNELIEIRYSGKPAAFLRGFKAFYFSTLFNFIVMGWVISAMAKVLKVFFGVDTPLAIFICMAIAFFYTMMSGLWGVALTDFLQYFVALIGTIVLAWVVISSPEIGGFPGFFEKINGLETHISFFMTPSGGIPVSEGFWSSSFFVFLVYVTIIWWSSHNADGGGYFIQRMCSAKNERHALLGTAWFSLNHYVIRLWPWVLIAVASLIVYPTASVTGGDNEAMYIVVVRDFLGSGLTGLLIVSFLAAFMSTLSTQLNWGASYLMNDIYRRFIKKNAPEAHYILISRVCTLILTVLAGYIAFHIKNIGKAWIYLWAMSAGIGLVLVLRWFWWRINAWSEISALASSLITIFVLTMFTRLQKVPIELKHQIIVIPVSIVSWVLVTYFTNPEPKETLFKFYNRVRPWGFWGPVKEMNPIITAPSFFPVVINWLLGVGFIFFAMVGLGKLLFGHSTLGFIMISISACSGILIYIRLKKEFRES encoded by the coding sequence ATGTCTGAATTTAACTTAAACTCTCTCAGTCCATTAGATTGGTTAATTGTCGTTGCTTATTTACTGTTTTCTTTGATTATAGGCGTCTATTTTACCAGACGTGCAAGTGGGAGTATGTCCTCTTATTTCGTTTCTGGAAGAAACCTTCCCTGGTGGATCATTGGGACTTCAATGGTTGCTACAACATTTGCTACCGATACGCCACTTGTGATAACTGGATGGATTAGAACAGAGGGGATATGGAAAAATTGGTTTTGGTGGAATTATATATTTAGTCATGTATTTATCGTATTTGTTTTCTCAAGGCTATGGAGAAGGGCAGAGGTCATTACGGATAATGAACTTATTGAAATTCGTTACAGTGGTAAGCCTGCGGCATTTCTAAGGGGTTTTAAGGCCTTTTATTTTTCCACGTTATTCAATTTCATCGTTATGGGATGGGTAATTAGTGCAATGGCTAAGGTTCTCAAGGTCTTTTTTGGAGTTGATACTCCTCTTGCCATCTTCATTTGCATGGCAATTGCCTTTTTTTACACTATGATGTCTGGGTTGTGGGGAGTAGCGCTTACTGATTTTCTTCAATATTTTGTCGCTCTTATTGGCACAATTGTTCTTGCCTGGGTGGTGATTAGTTCCCCAGAGATAGGCGGTTTCCCTGGTTTCTTCGAAAAAATAAATGGACTTGAGACTCATATTTCATTCTTTATGACCCCGTCAGGCGGGATACCGGTTAGTGAAGGTTTTTGGTCATCCAGTTTTTTCGTTTTTTTAGTTTACGTGACCATCATATGGTGGTCCTCCCATAATGCTGATGGAGGAGGATATTTCATTCAGCGGATGTGTTCTGCTAAGAACGAGCGGCATGCTTTATTAGGAACAGCCTGGTTTTCTCTCAACCATTATGTAATTAGACTCTGGCCATGGGTATTAATTGCAGTAGCTTCTCTGATTGTTTATCCGACTGCGTCCGTTACAGGAGGGGACAACGAAGCCATGTACATTGTTGTTGTCAGAGATTTCCTTGGTTCTGGTCTTACCGGTTTGTTAATCGTGTCATTTCTTGCGGCATTTATGTCGACCTTATCTACGCAACTTAACTGGGGGGCATCATACTTAATGAATGACATCTACAGGAGATTTATTAAGAAAAATGCGCCGGAAGCTCATTATATTCTTATTTCAAGGGTCTGCACATTGATTCTGACCGTACTCGCTGGGTATATCGCTTTTCACATCAAAAACATAGGCAAAGCCTGGATTTACCTTTGGGCTATGAGCGCGGGAATCGGATTGGTGCTGGTACTCAGATGGTTCTGGTGGAGGATTAATGCATGGTCTGAGATATCCGCTCTCGCTTCATCTTTGATAACGATTTTCGTTCTGACCATGTTTACCAGGCTACAGAAAGTGCCTATCGAGCTAAAGCACCAGATCATAGTAATTCCGGTTTCCATCGTAAGCTGGGTGTTAGTTACATATTTTACCAATCCTGAACCTAAGGAAACGTTATTTAAATTCTATAACAGGGTACGCCCATGGGGTTTTTGGGGTCCAGTGAAAGAAATGAATCCGATCATCACAGCACCTTCATTTTTCCCAGTAGTGATTAATTGGCTTTTAGGAGTTGGTTTTATATTTTTTGCGATGGTTGGACTAGGCAAATTGCTTTTTGGACATTCAACTCTAGGGTTCATTATGATTTCAATTTCTGCCTGCTCGGGAATTTTGATTTATATTCGACTAAAAAAGGAATTTAGAGAAAGTTGA
- a CDS encoding glycosyltransferase family 2 protein produces the protein MKKPPVISVIIPVHNGSKHLKDCLDALMRSSYSKYETIVVDDCSTDDSVEISERKGAIVYKLPHHSGPAAARNYGAKMARGKIIVFIDSDVIVRYETIERVIDDFRKNPDVVAVFGSYDESPAAEDFLSQFKNLLHHFIHQNSEENAKTFWAGFGAIYRDVFLQLNGFDEIRYTKPSVEDIELGLRICNAGYQIRLDKDLKVKHLKQWTWYGLLKTDILNRALPWSKLIIENGALSGDLNLKVNYRISSFLAGIIIVLLILTMLDAVNIIAIGLNAYFIALAVLLIIAIIILNLDLYNFLFHKRGLKFTFLSIPLHFLYYLYSGITFVTCWILHKLYLLRST, from the coding sequence ATGAAGAAACCTCCCGTGATTTCGGTTATCATTCCCGTTCATAATGGCAGCAAGCATCTGAAGGATTGCTTGGATGCATTAATGAGATCTTCTTATTCTAAATATGAAACAATTGTCGTTGATGATTGTTCCACAGACGACAGTGTAGAAATAAGCGAGAGAAAAGGAGCAATAGTTTATAAACTGCCTCATCACTCTGGGCCTGCGGCAGCACGTAACTACGGAGCGAAGATGGCAAGAGGAAAAATAATCGTATTTATTGATTCCGATGTAATTGTACGGTACGAAACCATAGAGAGAGTCATCGATGACTTCAGAAAAAATCCCGATGTCGTAGCTGTATTCGGTTCCTACGATGAAAGCCCGGCCGCGGAAGACTTCCTGTCGCAGTTTAAAAATCTACTTCACCATTTCATTCATCAGAATTCAGAAGAAAATGCAAAAACCTTTTGGGCGGGTTTCGGAGCTATTTACAGGGATGTTTTCCTCCAATTAAATGGATTTGACGAGATAAGATATACAAAACCATCCGTTGAAGATATAGAACTAGGTCTAAGAATTTGTAACGCTGGTTATCAAATCCGCCTGGATAAAGATTTAAAGGTTAAGCATTTAAAGCAATGGACCTGGTATGGTTTGTTGAAAACCGATATTTTAAACCGGGCTTTGCCATGGTCAAAATTGATAATCGAGAATGGAGCTCTTTCCGGTGACTTGAATCTAAAGGTTAATTACAGAATAAGCTCATTCTTAGCTGGAATAATTATAGTATTGCTAATTTTAACTATGTTAGATGCCGTGAATATCATTGCAATTGGTTTAAACGCATATTTCATTGCTCTCGCCGTCTTGCTAATTATCGCTATAATAATCCTCAATCTGGATTTATACAATTTTCTTTTCCACAAGAGGGGTCTAAAATTTACTTTTTTATCTATACCGCTTCATTTCTTGTACTACTTATACAGCGGAATTACATTCGTCACTTGCTGGATTCTTCACAAGTTATATCTTCTTCGTTCGACGTAA
- a CDS encoding NADH-quinone oxidoreductase subunit I — protein MTISVKVLKQPKLSFSEKLYLPEVFRGLMITLKHLLAFKPVTVQYPEEIKQLPPRYRGLHILPADDEGEIRCVACKLCEVACPTQAISIVAEPADDYGIERRPKVYNIDFMRCVFCGFCVEACPCDALRMGMKYELASYNRAGLIHTKEVFFDPNVKSVAPRDNANFLYEMGEGEILDDPDEAKKVRELTGIYTKK, from the coding sequence ATGACAATTTCAGTGAAAGTTTTAAAGCAGCCCAAGCTCAGTTTTTCTGAGAAACTTTACCTGCCAGAGGTATTTCGTGGCTTGATGATAACACTCAAGCATCTTTTAGCTTTTAAACCCGTCACTGTGCAATATCCAGAGGAAATAAAACAGCTTCCACCAAGGTATAGGGGCCTTCATATTTTACCAGCAGACGATGAGGGTGAGATAAGGTGTGTTGCTTGCAAGCTTTGCGAGGTTGCATGCCCCACGCAAGCAATATCTATAGTTGCTGAACCTGCAGATGATTACGGCATAGAAAGGAGGCCAAAAGTTTACAACATAGATTTTATGCGGTGCGTATTTTGTGGATTCTGCGTTGAGGCTTGTCCATGCGATGCCCTTAGGATGGGGATGAAATATGAACTTGCGTCGTATAACAGGGCAGGGCTTATTCATACTAAAGAGGTATTCTTCGACCCGAATGTAAAGAGTGTTGCACCCAGAGATAATGCAAACTTCCTGTATGAAATGGGAGAAGGTGAGATTTTAGATGACCCTGATGAAGCTAAAAAAGTGAGAGAATTAACTGGAATTTATACAAAGAAATAA